The Oceaniferula marina genome segment GGTGAACTTTACGTTGGGCAAATAAAACAAATGATTACACAGGCATACATCGAAGAGAGTGGTAATGGTAAACTTCGCCATGAATCAGCTCTCGTTGCAGAAGAGATGAAAGCTCGAGGTATTCCTTATAAGACCTTCACTGTCAAAAAAATCTATAGGAGACAGTTGCCGCTAGATTCTATGACACTCGTGGTTGGTGATATGGATTGTATGTATGGGGCATTGAAGCAACTTGGCATAGATATTCCGCCAAATAATGATTACCCGAAAAGCTTATCGCACCTGCTCCATAGAAAGGTTTGGACCACTACTCTTGGTGCGGTCAAAGAGTCTTTCCTGAACTCTGGAGTGCCAGTATTCATAAAACCAGCTGGTCGAAAAAAGGTTTTCACTGGCTTCGT includes the following:
- a CDS encoding ATP-grasp domain-containing protein, producing GELYVGQIKQMITQAYIEESGNGKLRHESALVAEEMKARGIPYKTFTVKKIYRRQLPLDSMTLVVGDMDCMYGALKQLGIDIPPNNDYPKSLSHLLHRKVWTTTLGAVKESFLNSGVPVFIKPAGRKKVFTGFVCEDSNDLYRCLGVSRKEPVYCSEIVSWVSEFRVYVSNSQILGVDFYRGDDSKSIDITVVEQAIKDLDQASESYAGYAIDFGVLSSGETALVEMNDGFSVGAYSIDKSKYTDMTISRWEELLSYKI